From one Lycium ferocissimum isolate CSIRO_LF1 chromosome 7, AGI_CSIRO_Lferr_CH_V1, whole genome shotgun sequence genomic stretch:
- the LOC132064125 gene encoding uncharacterized protein LOC132064125 yields the protein MAASSPSNYSQHHFSVPQRPSKTVKQQHSSKSCSNIFLKSVVVMIVLVVIPLFPSQAPDFITQRIVTQFWELFHLLFIGIVVCYGLFCKRSSNKTYAETQHSRFDSSEVYASGMSNVASIFDVGVENYCGSDEKRVIPNWDSQFLHNGSREQERFELVEGEKIRSFSDENGAEIFCGSGDKRVMQNWDSQFLHYGYRGQERSNLDESEKSRSFSGIDGVENTEGFNEREVAQVWNSQYFYGESMVVVANGNYGVEKVSPIDHRPLGLPVRSLRDRAFNAEKPESIHEDSVHSGGSSGSIGYEVRGDKIRGMDPINLRRKFEEASGPRQVSWRSRSQRRELEGVNTGRLPSHSRPHSVGQLEFGHLKSRSFSKPVSSRTSPTSSSPSITSPSSSFSSENGGVEMPLSDPHYAFESVPVPISQQTGTSIGESAVLTSNVKQSSDVSCSEMNTLLRDEYEEDEKKMKTSPSSREARHVQGHPHSKSHSAGETEFEQHQEPWSFWNRVRSQIVPNSSSPRVISPASPEMANSRKQDLERLKNVKPPPLQVSQPAARSVNDAAAFVASKTRRSTVGSSSEFDMLRTTKDKLKDVAPVNVEATYHTSKSLAFSTGSSSEITMQECSKDKLKHVSKDLKQYSSYTQKQSVNSLVSDVKQPVAVKISPRGKSVRTVRSRRSYIDRSKRKVDCPKEGGDINEVSCDQFDTISSLKCINREGDSLPPVNPRKGILDNSGPIPSSAVFESEPAAKKHFPNTYIVESKENSESKGNSDSVLTNSHMSSDEEADFDLADDVDLGSEVDRKAGEFIAKFREQIRLQKIESFRRTSG from the coding sequence aTGGCAGCATCTTCACCTTCAAACTATTCTCAACACCATTTTTCAGTTCCTCAAAGACCCTCAAAAACAGTTAAGCAGCAGCATTCAAGTAAGTCTTGTTCTaacattttcttgaaatctGTAGTGGTCatgattgttcttgttgttattcCACTTTTTCCTTCCCAAGCTCCTGACTTTATAACTCAGAGGATAGTAACTCAGTTTTGGGAGctttttcatcttttgtttaTTGGCATTGTTGTCTGTTATGGTTTGTTTTGTAAAAGAAGTAGTAACAAGACTTATGCTGAAACACAACATTCAAGATTTGATAGTTCAGAGGTATATGCTTCTGGGATGTCTAATGTAGCTTCAATTTTTGATGTTGGGGTTGAAAATTATTGTGGGTCTGATGAGAAAAGAGTGATCCCAAATTGGGATTCTCAGTTCTTGCATAATGGAAGTAGGGAACAGGAAAGGTTTGAGCTTGTTGAGGGTGAAAAAATTAGATCTTTTTCAGATGAAAATGGGGCTGAAATTTTTTGTGGGTCTGGTGACAAAAGAGTGATGCAAAATTGGGATTCTCAATTTTTGCATTATGGGTATAGGGGCCAAGAAAGGTCTAATCTTGATGAAAGTGAGAAAAGTAGATCCTTTTCAGGTATAGATGGGGTCGAAAACACGGAGGGGTTTAATGAGAGGGAAGTAGCTCAAGTTTGGAATTCTCAGTACTTTTATGGTGAATCTATGGTGGTTGTTGCCAATGGAAACTATGGGGTTGAAAAGGTATCCCCCATTGACCATAGACCTTTAGGCTTGCCGGTTAGGAGCCTGAGAGACAGAGCTTTTAATGCTGAAAAACCTGAATCTATTCATGAAGATTCTGTTCATTCAGGGGGTTCTTCTGGTAGTATTGGTTATGAAGTTAGAGGGGATAAGATAAGAGGTATGGATCCAATCAATTTGAGGAGGAAGTTTGAGGAAGCTTCTGGACCTCGCCAAGTTTCATGGCGCTCGAGGTCTCAAAGGAGGGAGCTAGAAGGAGTGAATACAGGTAGACTGCCTTCACATTCTAGACCTCACTCGGTTGGTCAATTGGAGTTTGGGCATCTTAAGTCTAGGTCATTCAGTAAACCGGTATCCTCTCGGACTAGTCCtacttcttcttcaccaagTATTACCTCGCCTTCATCCTCTTTCTCTTCGGAAAATGGAGGTGTTGAAATGCCACTTTCTGACCCACATTATGCTTTTGAGAGTGTACCCGTTCCAATTTCACAACAGACAGGAACATCCATTGGAGAATCAGCAGTTTTAACTTCAAATGTCAAACAATCTAGCGACGTATCATGTTCAGAAATGAATACGCTGCTGAGAGATGAATATGAAGAGGatgaaaaaaagatgaaaacaaGTCCTTCCAGTAGAGAAGCACGCCATGTTCAAGGTCATCCACATTCTAAGTCCCACTCTGCTGGAGAAACTGAGTTTGAGCAGCATCAAGAGCCATGGTCATTCTGGAATCGAGTACGCTCTCAAATTGTTCCCAATTCTTCTTCGCCGAGAGTGATCTCACCTGCCTCTCCAGAAATGGCGAACTCCAGAAAGCAAGACCTTGAGAGACTCAAGAATGTCAAGCCTCCACCCCTCCAAGTTAGTCAACCAGCAGCGAGATCAGTGAATGATGCAGCCGCATTCGTTGCTTCAAAGACTCGACGATCTACTGTTGGTTCTTCCTCAGAGTTTGATATGCTTCGTACAACTAAAGATAAACTGAAGGACGTTGCACCTGTGAATGTTGAAGCAACATACCATACCTCAAAGTCTCTAGCATTTAGCACTGGTTCTTCTTCAGAGATAACCATGCAGGAATGCTCAAAAGATAAATTGAAGCATGTCAGCAAGGATCTTAAACAGTATTCTTCATACACACAAAAACAAAGTGTCAACTCCTTGGTCTCGGATGTGAAACAGCCAGTAGCTGTGAAAATTTCGCCAAGGGGAAAATCAGTCAGAACAGTTAGATCCCGAAGAAGTTATATTGATAGATCAAAAAGAAAGGTAGATTGTCCAAAAGAAGGTGGAGATATAAATGAGGTAAGTTGTGATCAATTTGACACAATTTCATCCTTGAAATGCATTAATCGAGAAGGGGATTCATTACCACCAGTCAATCCCAGGAAAGGCATTCTTGACAACAGTGGCCCAATTCCAAGCTCAGCAGTCTTTGAAAGTGAGCCTGCAGCAAAGAAACATTTTCCGAATACATACATTGTGGAGTCCAAGGAGAACTCAGAATCCAAAGGGAACTCAGACAGTGTGTTAACTAATTCTCACATGAGTTCAGATGAAGAAGCTGACTTTGACCTTGCTGATGATGTGGATCTAGGAAGTGAGGTTGATAGAAAAGCTGGTGAATTCATTGCCAAGTTCAGAGAACAGATTAGGCTTCAGAAAATTGAATCATTTCGACGGACCAGTGGTTAG